In the genome of Mucilaginibacter defluvii, one region contains:
- a CDS encoding SusD/RagB family nutrient-binding outer membrane lipoprotein, protein MKKILKQYILPVAVALSVTGCKKSFDELTKNNNLPSKVPAALLFNGVLNSIAELPDGQKEIYSQYYLYNYDYYGNNRYDFGGGDDYYTVLKNVQEMEKQAAATGGAAINPYEALGKFFKAYLFSKMSLEMGDIPMNEALKGLDKLEPAYDTQKQVMLQSLDWLESANSDLGQLIAKPNDFGTGEGASLKPESDIYFKNDLPLRWQKVVNALNIRLLIQLSKKTGDADLKIASRFANIINNPAKYPLMTSNDDNMQYLFRTPNNFYPQNPNNFGQSGSRKNMSSTYVGLLTQLKDPRVFVTAEPARDLVDKQKQSPTDFASFVGADPGLDQGVMYNNAGLQKYSFLNRKHFYSTYTGEPSIQIGYPELMLNIAEGINRGWASGDAENYYIKGIQASRASYGIPQTGTFTAYFYRPGSTTGVNVDGNYDNYTVSADFNTYYNQSTVKYANGADGLKKILQQQYLALFRHSGLQSYFNYRRTGVPTFTTGPGTGNGGRIAKRFRYPDAERTANAKNYQAALDKQFSGNDDINGVMWILQ, encoded by the coding sequence ATGAAAAAGATTTTAAAACAATATATATTACCGGTAGCCGTCGCGCTATCAGTAACGGGTTGTAAAAAAAGCTTTGACGAGCTTACCAAAAACAACAACCTGCCAAGTAAGGTGCCCGCCGCGTTATTATTTAACGGCGTGCTTAACAGCATTGCCGAGCTGCCTGACGGCCAAAAAGAGATCTACAGCCAGTACTACCTGTACAACTATGATTATTATGGCAATAACCGTTATGATTTTGGGGGTGGCGATGATTATTACACCGTGCTGAAAAATGTTCAGGAGATGGAGAAACAGGCTGCTGCCACCGGTGGCGCTGCCATAAACCCGTATGAGGCGTTAGGTAAATTCTTTAAAGCCTACCTGTTTAGCAAAATGAGTTTGGAGATGGGAGATATCCCGATGAATGAGGCGCTTAAGGGTCTTGATAAACTGGAGCCGGCTTATGATACGCAAAAGCAGGTAATGCTGCAATCGTTAGATTGGCTGGAAAGTGCTAATAGTGATTTAGGGCAGCTAATAGCCAAACCTAATGATTTTGGTACTGGTGAAGGCGCGTCTTTAAAGCCCGAAAGCGATATATACTTTAAAAACGATTTGCCGTTACGTTGGCAAAAGGTAGTAAACGCATTAAATATCCGCTTGCTTATTCAACTGAGCAAAAAAACCGGTGATGCCGATTTAAAAATAGCTAGCCGTTTTGCTAATATTATCAACAACCCGGCAAAATATCCATTAATGACGAGTAATGATGATAATATGCAATACCTGTTCAGAACGCCAAATAACTTTTACCCGCAAAACCCTAATAATTTTGGGCAAAGTGGTTCGCGTAAAAACATGTCATCTACATATGTTGGCTTGTTAACGCAGCTTAAGGACCCACGTGTATTTGTAACTGCTGAACCTGCACGCGACCTGGTAGACAAGCAAAAACAAAGCCCTACAGATTTTGCATCATTTGTAGGTGCCGATCCGGGGCTTGACCAGGGTGTGATGTACAATAACGCGGGGTTACAGAAGTACTCGTTCCTAAACCGTAAGCATTTTTATTCAACCTATACAGGCGAGCCAAGCATCCAGATCGGTTATCCGGAATTGATGCTGAATATTGCCGAAGGTATTAACCGTGGCTGGGCAAGTGGGGACGCCGAAAACTATTACATTAAAGGCATTCAGGCTTCAAGGGCATCATACGGTATTCCGCAAACCGGCACTTTTACGGCCTATTTTTACCGCCCTGGTTCAACCACAGGCGTTAACGTAGATGGTAATTATGATAATTACACGGTAAGCGCTGATTTCAATACCTATTACAATCAATCTACCGTGAAATATGCCAATGGTGCCGATGGCTTGAAAAAGATACTGCAACAGCAATACCTGGCCTTGTTCCGCCATTCGGGTTTGCAGTCGTACTTCAACTATCGCCGTACGGGTGTGCCCACCTTTACAACCGGTCCGGGTACAGGTAATGGCGGCCGTATAGCCAAACGCTTCCGTTATCCGGATGCGGAGCGCACGGCAAACGCCAAAAATTACCAGGCAGCTTTGGATAAACAATTCAGCGGTAACGACGATATAAACGGCGTTATGTGGATACTTCAATAA
- a CDS encoding phosphoglyceromutase encodes MKKFVLITLVALSLSYANAQTKTQNLIIVTLDGLRWQEVFRGADSVLVASTFTGDKDGVKKRYWAATADERRKILMPFLWSVVSRQGQVYGNRDLGNKDEVANPYHFSYPGYNEIFTGFPDKRMNTNDPVTNPNMNVLEFINKQKGYQGKVVAFSSWERFPQILNASRSGLPVYSGYADVKTKDANERIKYLNELQHNVPHYLGDSTRLDFISYEYTKEYIKQYKPRVVYLAFDETDDMAHEGNYSFYLDRIKQEDGYIKALWDMVQSDPAYKGKTTLLITCDHGRGEQPIESWRSHGADVKNSEQTWFAVLGPDTPPTGEVKTATTTYHKQFAQTMALLLGFDFKKAAGHEVGDAIMSVIKK; translated from the coding sequence ATGAAAAAATTTGTTTTGATAACGCTTGTAGCCCTAAGCCTGAGTTACGCCAACGCACAAACTAAAACGCAAAACCTGATTATCGTTACCCTTGATGGCCTGCGCTGGCAGGAAGTGTTTCGCGGTGCCGATTCGGTACTGGTCGCCTCAACCTTTACCGGGGATAAGGACGGCGTAAAAAAGAGATATTGGGCAGCCACTGCCGATGAACGGCGTAAAATACTAATGCCCTTTTTATGGTCGGTAGTAAGCAGGCAAGGGCAGGTTTATGGCAACCGCGATCTGGGTAATAAGGATGAAGTGGCCAACCCTTACCATTTTTCTTATCCGGGATATAACGAAATTTTCACCGGCTTCCCGGATAAGCGGATGAACACTAATGACCCAGTCACTAACCCCAACATGAATGTGCTTGAATTTATCAACAAGCAAAAAGGTTATCAGGGTAAGGTAGTGGCCTTTTCGTCGTGGGAACGCTTCCCGCAGATATTGAATGCCTCGCGCTCAGGCCTGCCGGTATATTCAGGTTATGCGGATGTGAAAACCAAGGATGCAAACGAGCGTATCAAATACCTGAATGAACTGCAGCACAACGTACCGCATTACCTGGGCGATTCAACCCGTTTGGATTTTATTAGCTATGAATACACCAAGGAATACATTAAACAATATAAACCCAGGGTAGTATACCTGGCTTTTGATGAAACGGATGATATGGCGCACGAGGGTAACTACAGTTTTTACCTGGACCGGATAAAGCAGGAAGACGGCTACATCAAAGCCCTTTGGGATATGGTGCAGAGCGATCCGGCTTATAAAGGCAAAACCACACTGCTCATCACTTGTGATCATGGTCGGGGCGAGCAACCTATTGAATCCTGGCGCAGCCACGGCGCGGATGTAAAAAACTCCGAGCAAACCTGGTTCGCAGTATTAGGCCCGGATACCCCGCCAACCGGCGAAGTAAAAACCGCTACCACTACTTACCACAAGCAATTTGCCCAAACCATGGCGCTGCTGCTTGGCTTTGACTTTAAGAAAGCCGCCGGACATGAGGTGGGCGATGCCATCATGTCGGTAATTAAAAAATAA
- a CDS encoding FAD/NAD(P)-binding protein encodes MKSKNKSLNIGIIGGGPSAMFLYKRLVETADPTISVTIYEKGNTLGAGMPYSTAGANDEHVTNVSGNEIPELVTSVSDWICTVSKDTLDKFNIDPARFNEYKVLPRLLFGQYLTAQFAMLLQRAKEIGMETQVYYNTPVADVANIPEKEQVQVITSVGDKFIHDEIAICSGHIWPKKHEGKVRSYFDSPYPPAKLTFAADHEIAIRGSSLTAIDAIRTLSRYNGSFEKGEDGMPVYSVYPESRGFKMVMHSRNGLLPAVRFHLEDSHLGKETVLSKDEIEAVRKDNEGFLPLDYVFQKNFKDGIRQNDPDFYKKIKDMQMEEFVDLMMGMRERRNAFELLQAEYDEAEKSIEKRESIYWKEMLGILSFAMNYPAKYFSAEDMLRVQKTLMPLISIVIAYVPQSSANEMLALHKAGVLDIISVGEDSNVEPDDAGGAAITYTDEDGEQKTKHYKTFVDCIGQPHLAFKDIPYKSLIDERILTPARLKFRDAEAGQKALEKADGKVLADGSGNYYLNVPGVAINDDFQAVDGYGALNERVYILAVPYIGGFNPDYSGLDFGEAASLLVKNAMLR; translated from the coding sequence GTGAAATCAAAAAATAAGAGCCTGAACATCGGGATAATTGGCGGTGGGCCAAGCGCTATGTTCTTGTATAAACGATTGGTGGAGACGGCTGACCCAACAATAAGCGTAACTATTTACGAAAAAGGTAATACCCTCGGGGCCGGTATGCCCTACAGCACAGCCGGTGCCAACGATGAGCATGTTACCAACGTATCTGGTAATGAAATACCCGAATTGGTTACTTCGGTGTCTGACTGGATATGTACGGTATCTAAAGATACGCTCGACAAGTTTAATATCGATCCGGCAAGGTTTAATGAATACAAGGTTTTGCCCCGGCTTTTGTTCGGCCAGTATTTAACCGCCCAGTTTGCCATGCTGTTGCAGCGGGCAAAGGAGATAGGAATGGAAACACAGGTTTATTATAACACCCCGGTTGCGGATGTAGCTAATATTCCGGAAAAAGAGCAAGTGCAGGTAATTACCTCGGTGGGAGATAAATTCATTCACGATGAGATTGCCATTTGCAGCGGCCACATCTGGCCTAAAAAACATGAGGGTAAAGTGCGCAGTTATTTTGATTCGCCTTACCCGCCTGCTAAGTTAACCTTTGCGGCCGATCATGAAATCGCCATCCGCGGATCGTCATTAACTGCTATTGACGCCATCCGAACCCTGTCACGCTACAATGGCAGTTTTGAAAAAGGCGAAGACGGAATGCCGGTTTATTCGGTTTATCCGGAAAGCCGAGGTTTTAAGATGGTGATGCATTCGCGAAACGGCCTGCTGCCCGCGGTGCGGTTCCATCTGGAGGATTCGCATTTGGGTAAGGAAACGGTGTTGAGCAAGGATGAGATTGAAGCCGTTCGCAAGGATAACGAAGGTTTTTTGCCGCTTGATTATGTGTTTCAAAAGAATTTCAAGGATGGTATCAGGCAAAATGATCCTGATTTTTACAAAAAAATCAAGGACATGCAAATGGAAGAGTTTGTTGACCTGATGATGGGCATGCGCGAGCGGCGGAACGCTTTTGAATTACTGCAGGCCGAATATGACGAGGCGGAAAAGTCAATTGAGAAGCGCGAATCTATTTACTGGAAGGAGATGCTGGGTATATTGAGTTTTGCCATGAATTATCCGGCTAAATATTTTTCGGCAGAAGACATGCTGCGGGTGCAGAAAACACTGATGCCGCTCATCTCCATAGTTATTGCTTACGTTCCGCAAAGTTCGGCTAACGAGATGCTGGCTTTGCATAAAGCAGGTGTGCTGGATATTATATCAGTAGGCGAGGACAGCAATGTGGAGCCCGACGACGCAGGTGGTGCCGCCATTACGTACACAGACGAGGACGGCGAACAAAAAACTAAACACTATAAAACTTTTGTGGACTGCATTGGCCAGCCACACCTGGCTTTTAAGGATATTCCTTACAAAAGTTTGATAGATGAGCGTATACTTACCCCTGCCAGGCTCAAATTCAGGGATGCTGAAGCCGGGCAAAAGGCGCTTGAAAAAGCGGACGGCAAGGTGCTGGCTGATGGCTCGGGTAATTACTATCTGAACGTGCCGGGTGTTGCCATTAATGATGATTTTCAGGCAGTTGACGGGTACGGTGCGCTTAACGAGCGTGTATATATTTTAGCGGTACCCTACATAGGCGGCTTCAACCCCGACTATTCAGGCCTTGATTTTGGGGAGGCGGCATCTTTATTAGTAAAAAATGCCATGCTAAGGTAA
- a CDS encoding PA2169 family four-helix-bundle protein has protein sequence METTEKLNDVLNDLIEINNDRIAGFEKAIADINDENIDLKELFQTYAAQSRKFSQELTALTAARGGDVETGNSVSGTLHRAWIDVKSLFGGTDRASILSEAERGEDAIKKAYTTALTEGGLSGEALQTVTAQSQDINAAHDSIKALRDAAK, from the coding sequence ATGGAAACGACAGAAAAATTAAATGACGTATTAAACGATTTGATCGAAATCAATAACGACCGTATAGCCGGTTTTGAGAAAGCTATTGCTGATATCAACGATGAAAATATCGACCTGAAAGAGTTATTTCAGACTTATGCTGCGCAAAGCCGCAAATTTAGCCAGGAGCTTACCGCCCTTACTGCCGCACGTGGTGGTGATGTTGAAACCGGTAACAGCGTAAGCGGTACTTTACACCGAGCCTGGATCGATGTAAAATCGTTATTTGGCGGTACCGACCGTGCAAGTATACTTAGTGAAGCTGAAAGAGGTGAGGATGCTATTAAAAAAGCGTATACAACCGCACTTACTGAAGGTGGCCTGAGCGGTGAAGCTTTGCAAACCGTAACTGCACAATCACAAGATATTAATGCTGCCCACGATAGCATTAAAGCACTGCGTGATGCTGCGAAATAA
- a CDS encoding helix-turn-helix transcriptional regulator, translating to MIDDGIVKRLKVIVKDHGGQVGLAAAIGVDQGFISKVINRKQDMSYYLISKLCFTLKYSPEWLILGTGDKKINKPDGAKLITEIQMLRTEVDILHARMRAYEQELQELRDTLQNKQAV from the coding sequence ATGATTGATGACGGTATAGTTAAACGGCTTAAGGTTATTGTTAAAGATCACGGCGGGCAGGTTGGGCTTGCGGCGGCCATTGGGGTTGACCAGGGCTTCATCAGCAAAGTGATCAATCGCAAGCAGGACATGAGCTACTACCTCATCAGCAAACTTTGCTTTACCTTAAAATACTCACCTGAATGGCTCATTTTGGGCACGGGCGACAAAAAAATAAACAAGCCCGACGGCGCAAAGCTCATTACCGAGATACAAATGCTGCGCACAGAGGTGGATATACTACACGCCCGCATGCGCGCTTATGAGCAAGAGCTACAGGAACTTAGAGACACCCTGCAAAATAAGCAGGCTGTTTAA
- a CDS encoding GNAT family N-acetyltransferase — protein MTIREAMLTDIPEIMRIVAEVVPLMQAAGNRQWNNTYPNIEVFTKDIELKQLWIAEHNGRIAGVTAITTAPEPDYAQADIDINIPAVVTHRMAVSPRFQGLGIAVALLDHADEVARRNALTKARADTNTSNAAMQRLLIKAGYKNVGEISLAHKPGLSFYCYEKDIHQAV, from the coding sequence ATGACCATACGCGAAGCAATGCTTACCGATATACCGGAGATTATGCGGATAGTTGCCGAAGTTGTACCGCTTATGCAGGCGGCCGGCAACCGGCAATGGAACAATACTTACCCGAACATTGAAGTATTTACAAAAGATATTGAACTTAAACAACTATGGATTGCTGAACACAACGGACGGATAGCCGGTGTAACCGCTATAACAACCGCCCCGGAGCCTGATTACGCCCAGGCAGATATTGACATTAATATACCTGCCGTGGTTACACACCGCATGGCGGTTAGTCCGCGCTTTCAGGGTTTGGGTATTGCAGTAGCACTGCTTGATCACGCCGATGAGGTTGCCCGCCGAAATGCTTTGACAAAAGCCCGCGCCGATACCAATACCAGCAATGCAGCTATGCAACGCCTGCTCATTAAAGCCGGTTATAAAAACGTTGGCGAAATAAGCCTCGCCCATAAGCCCGGATTGAGTTTTTACTGCTACGAGAAAGATATCCATCAGGCTGTTTAA
- a CDS encoding S24 family peptidase, which yields MDQSAKPNKIKTIRPETLEFIILYTQLRGKAFYNNTQLAEALGYNSASTITEIVKSRQNIDPEKLKLFKEIYQEHLSPIKNKENSSLPAPTRKTFEGIPMYEVIATATGVEVYNDINDSNPVGHMNFPGIEDCDFALPVWGHSMYPYLENGCWVALKVIHDMKILPGEVYYIEWGDYRMYKRLLAGDEPDEVIAHSDNTTEMVGSRLKYAPFPIKIADIKKLCLVKDIHKKHNH from the coding sequence ATGGATCAATCTGCAAAACCCAATAAAATTAAAACCATCCGCCCCGAAACTTTGGAGTTCATCATACTGTATACACAGTTACGGGGCAAGGCTTTTTATAATAACACCCAGCTTGCGGAAGCGCTTGGCTACAACTCGGCCAGCACAATTACAGAGATTGTAAAAAGCAGGCAAAATATTGATCCAGAAAAACTAAAACTATTTAAAGAAATATACCAAGAACATCTTTCACCGATAAAGAATAAAGAAAACAGCAGTTTACCTGCACCCACGCGAAAAACTTTTGAAGGCATACCGATGTACGAGGTTATTGCCACCGCTACGGGTGTTGAAGTTTATAATGACATAAACGACAGTAACCCGGTAGGGCACATGAATTTTCCGGGCATTGAAGATTGCGACTTCGCCTTGCCAGTTTGGGGGCATAGCATGTACCCTTACCTGGAAAATGGCTGCTGGGTAGCCCTGAAGGTTATACATGACATGAAGATCTTGCCCGGAGAGGTTTACTATATTGAATGGGGCGATTACCGTATGTATAAACGCCTGCTGGCCGGCGATGAACCTGATGAAGTGATAGCACACTCAGACAATACAACCGAGATGGTGGGCAGCCGGCTTAAGTACGCGCCGTTCCCGATAAAAATTGCGGATATAAAAAAGCTATGTCTGGTAAAGGATATCCACAAAAAACATAATCATTAA
- a CDS encoding MBL fold metallo-hydrolase, whose protein sequence is MKISKYLHSCLLFEFDGHKLLFDPGQFSFTEERVTADMFKGVNSIVITHIHPDHFDLEITQSILAVTDAQLYTNSQVGEQLTKAGLTFILIEEGEINIGPFILNAVPVTHEALLDNPTPQMTAFVINNKVLYPVDTLSDELIGYKGIELLLMITTAPFATERGIAAFADKMQPKQILPVHDGYARDFFIQQRYANYKKHFEKQGIKFHEVYEVGASVNL, encoded by the coding sequence ATGAAAATTAGTAAATACCTGCACTCCTGCCTGCTGTTTGAGTTTGATGGGCATAAATTATTGTTCGACCCCGGCCAATTCTCCTTTACCGAAGAGCGCGTAACCGCCGACATGTTTAAGGGCGTAAACAGCATTGTAATTACCCACATCCATCCCGATCATTTTGACTTGGAGATCACCCAAAGCATTTTAGCTGTTACCGATGCCCAACTGTATACCAACAGCCAGGTGGGCGAGCAACTTACTAAAGCAGGCTTAACGTTTATATTAATTGAAGAAGGTGAAATTAATATCGGCCCGTTTATATTAAACGCAGTGCCGGTTACGCATGAGGCATTGCTGGATAATCCGACACCACAAATGACAGCGTTCGTGATCAACAATAAGGTGCTTTACCCGGTTGACACATTGAGCGATGAACTAATTGGCTATAAAGGAATTGAATTATTATTGATGATAACCACGGCGCCATTTGCTACCGAACGTGGCATTGCCGCCTTTGCCGATAAGATGCAGCCCAAACAAATATTACCGGTACATGATGGCTACGCGCGAGATTTTTTTATTCAACAGCGGTATGCCAACTATAAAAAACATTTTGAAAAGCAGGGCATTAAATTCCATGAAGTATATGAAGTTGGCGCCTCTGTAAACTTGTAA
- a CDS encoding DNA-formamidopyrimidine glycosylase family protein: MPELPDLQAFSHNLNKKLKGKTVKQVITHGGKLNVSAEELNDTLQHQKVTAVYRDGKELHIQFSKGDVLGLHMMLHGKLFLFEGKNANKYPLIEILFTDGTGLTLTDFQKAATTTLNPEPKDALDALAKEADEAYCEELLGKTKSAVKNVLLDQKMIRGIGNAYADEILWHARISPFSASNKIPADKVKALAKAIKNVLTDAEKQIRKTHPDIINGEVRDFMLIHNPRKTHSPDGAEIKIKAGTRKTYYTDEQELYK, translated from the coding sequence ATGCCCGAATTACCCGACCTGCAGGCATTCAGCCACAATCTCAACAAAAAGCTAAAAGGTAAAACCGTAAAACAGGTTATTACACATGGCGGCAAACTGAATGTTAGCGCCGAAGAATTGAATGATACCCTTCAGCATCAAAAAGTAACGGCAGTTTATCGCGATGGTAAAGAATTGCACATTCAATTTTCAAAAGGCGATGTGCTTGGCCTGCACATGATGCTGCACGGCAAGCTGTTTTTATTTGAAGGCAAAAACGCCAACAAATACCCGTTGATTGAAATACTATTTACCGATGGCACCGGCCTAACCCTTACAGATTTTCAGAAAGCGGCAACCACCACCCTAAACCCTGAGCCAAAGGACGCTTTAGACGCGCTGGCGAAAGAGGCGGACGAAGCCTACTGTGAAGAATTGCTTGGTAAAACCAAGTCGGCTGTTAAGAACGTTTTGCTGGATCAAAAGATGATCAGGGGAATAGGTAATGCTTATGCAGATGAAATATTATGGCATGCACGCATTTCACCATTTTCGGCGAGTAACAAAATACCCGCTGATAAAGTTAAAGCATTGGCTAAAGCCATCAAAAATGTTTTGACGGATGCCGAAAAGCAGATACGGAAAACCCACCCGGATATTATAAACGGCGAGGTTAGAGATTTTATGCTGATCCATAATCCCAGGAAAACGCATAGTCCTGACGGTGCCGAGATCAAAATAAAAGCCGGAACACGCAAAACTTATTATACCGACGAACAGGAACTTTATAAATAG
- a CDS encoding gliding motility protein RemB: MQNIYAAKRCKLILATAGALLCATFARAQSVQLPYQYQFYQKFNADVYSTSNDIHTAFKPLLIDSSLTARYDSLMNYGADTNRRGWVYRKLFREHLFDVRKADYTFYADYLPDLAIGRDFKSKESTWLNTRGFQFGGTIGTKFSFYTSGFENQGRFAPYIDEYVRSTRMIPGQAYDRKGGLEQTKDWSYVTAVISYTPIKQLNFTLGQDKNFIGDGYRSLLLSDYATNYPFFRGTLTLGPVQYTAMWAYMQDRQAPKFDTYGDNRRKWAAFHYIDWTISKRASLGFFNAYIASEADDEGNRRGFDVNFINPVFFASSIGPSGQPGNSIAGFNGKYKFLNKHAVYAQLVLDRVQGREGKAITSKGWQAGVRGADLFGIQNLNYLAEYNTAQPYMYTGAQRMSGYTAFSEPLAHPFGANFKEALGIINYSVGRFDLQGKMIYAKYGVDEAGTDDNFGKNILRGFNGDLIPGTETGQGINTTLKYAEGTVGFILNPRYNLKLEVGGIYRQRSNRLGTSNTAMLSIGLRSSFRNLYSDF, translated from the coding sequence ATGCAAAACATCTACGCTGCTAAACGCTGTAAACTGATATTGGCCACGGCCGGTGCGTTACTGTGTGCAACATTTGCGCGCGCGCAATCAGTTCAGCTCCCCTATCAGTACCAGTTCTATCAAAAATTTAATGCTGATGTGTACTCCACATCAAACGATATACACACGGCCTTTAAACCGCTGCTGATTGATAGCTCGCTTACCGCAAGGTATGATTCGCTGATGAACTATGGCGCCGATACTAACCGCAGGGGATGGGTTTACCGCAAACTCTTCAGGGAGCATTTGTTTGATGTACGCAAAGCCGATTATACATTTTATGCTGATTACCTGCCCGACCTTGCCATAGGCCGCGACTTTAAAAGCAAGGAAAGCACCTGGCTTAACACCCGCGGTTTTCAATTTGGCGGTACCATAGGCACCAAATTCTCCTTTTACACCAGCGGTTTTGAAAACCAGGGACGCTTTGCGCCGTATATTGACGAGTATGTACGCTCAACCCGTATGATACCCGGCCAGGCGTATGACCGTAAGGGTGGGTTGGAACAAACCAAAGATTGGTCGTACGTAACCGCCGTAATATCATACACGCCCATCAAGCAGCTGAATTTTACTTTAGGCCAGGATAAAAATTTTATAGGTGATGGCTACCGCTCGCTGCTGCTTTCGGATTACGCCACTAATTACCCCTTCTTTCGCGGTACATTAACGCTGGGCCCGGTGCAGTATACCGCCATGTGGGCTTACATGCAGGACAGGCAGGCGCCTAAGTTTGATACCTATGGCGATAACCGCCGCAAGTGGGCCGCGTTCCATTACATCGACTGGACCATCAGCAAGCGTGCGTCGTTAGGGTTTTTCAACGCCTACATAGCATCCGAAGCTGATGATGAAGGCAACCGCCGTGGTTTTGATGTAAACTTTATTAACCCGGTATTCTTCGCCAGCTCAATTGGGCCATCAGGCCAGCCGGGCAACTCCATAGCTGGGTTTAACGGTAAATATAAATTCCTTAACAAGCATGCCGTTTACGCCCAGTTGGTGCTCGACCGTGTGCAGGGCCGCGAAGGCAAGGCGATAACCAGCAAAGGCTGGCAGGCAGGTGTTCGCGGTGCCGACCTGTTTGGCATTCAAAATTTGAATTATTTGGCCGAGTACAATACCGCCCAGCCCTATATGTATACCGGAGCCCAGCGCATGAGCGGCTATACCGCCTTCAGCGAACCGCTGGCACATCCTTTCGGCGCTAATTTTAAAGAGGCGTTGGGTATTATCAACTATTCCGTTGGCCGTTTTGACCTGCAAGGTAAAATGATATATGCTAAATACGGTGTTGACGAAGCCGGCACCGATGATAACTTCGGTAAAAACATATTACGCGGTTTCAACGGCGACCTGATACCGGGCACCGAAACCGGCCAGGGCATCAACACCACCCTAAAATATGCTGAGGGTACTGTGGGCTTTATACTCAACCCGCGTTATAACTTAAAACTGGAAGTTGGCGGCATCTATCGCCAGCGCAGCAACCGTTTAGGCACCTCAAACACAGCAATGCTCAGCATTGGGTTGCGCAGCTCGTTCCGCAACTTATATTCTGATTTCTAA